In Gadus macrocephalus chromosome 11, ASM3116895v1, a single genomic region encodes these proteins:
- the isl1a gene encoding insulin gene enhancer protein isl-1 isoform X1: MGDMGDPPKKKRLMSLCVGCGNQIHDQYILRVSPDLEWHAACLKCAECNQYLDESCTCFVRDGKTYCKRDYVRLYGVKCAKCNIGFSKNDFVMRARSKVYHIECFRCVACSRQLIPGDEFALREDGLFCRADHDVVERATMGVGDPLSPLHPARPLQLAAEPISARQPALRPHVHKQPEKTTRVRTVLNEKQLHTLRTCYNANPRPDALMKEQLVEMTGLSPRVIRVWFQNKRCKDKKRSILMKQLQQQQPNDKTNIQGMTGTPMVAASPERHDGGLQANPVEVQSYQPPWKVLSDFALQSDIDQPAFQQLVNFSEGGPGSNSTGSEVASMSSQLPDTPNSMVSSPLEA, translated from the exons ATGGGAGACATGGGGGACCCGCCGAAAA AAAAGCGGCTCATGTCCCTGTGTGTGGGCTGTGGGAACCAGATCCACGACCAGTACATCCTGCGCGTCTCCCCGGACCTAGAGTGGCACGCGGCCTGTCTGAAGTGCGCGGAGTGTAACCAGTATCTGGACGAGTCCTGCACGTGTTTTGTCCGAGATGGGAAAACCTACTGTAAACGGGACTACGTCAG gTTATACGGGGTAAAGTGCGCTAAATGCAACATCGGCTTCAGCAAAAATGACTTTGTGATGAGGGCGCGCTCCAAGGTTTACCATATCGAGTGTTTCCGGTGTGTGGCCTGCAGCCGGCAGCTCATCCCGGGGGACGAGTTCGCTCTGCGGGAGGACGGCCTCTTCTGCCGAGCCGACCACGACGTGGTGGAGCGGGCCACGATGGGCGTCGGGGACCCCCTGAGTCCCCTGCACCCCGCCAGGCCGCTGCAGCTGGCAG CAGAGCCAATCTCCGCGCGCCAGCCCGCGCTGCGGCCCCACGTGCACAAGCAGCCGGAGAAGACGACGCGCGTGCGGACGGTGCTGAACGAGAAGCAGCTCCACACGCTGCGGACCTGCTACAACGCCAACCCACGGCCCGACGCGCTCATGAAGGAGCAGCTGGTGGAGATGACGGGGCTCAGCCCGCGGGTCATCCGGGTCTGGTTCCAAAACAAGCGCTGCAAGGACAAGAAGAGGAGCATCCTGAtgaagcagctgcagcagcagcagcccaacGACAAGACG AACATCCAGGGGATGACGGGCACGCCGATGGTGGCGGCCAGCCCGGAGCGACACGACGGTGGTCTGCAAGCCAACCCGGTGGAAGTGCAGAGTTACCAGCCGCCCTGGAAGGTCCTGAGCGACTTCGCGCTGCAGAGTGACATAGACCAGCCTGCGTTCCAGCAACTG GTCAACTTCTCGGAGGGAGGTCCGGGGTCCAACTCAACAGGGAGCGAAGTGGCGTCCATGTCATCCCAGCTTCCAGACACGCCAAACAGCATGGTCTCGAGCCCGCTAGAAGCGTAG
- the isl1a gene encoding insulin gene enhancer protein isl-1 isoform X2: MGDMGDPPKKKRLMSLCVGCGNQIHDQYILRVSPDLEWHAACLKCAECNQYLDESCTCFVRDGKTYCKRDYVRLYGVKCAKCNIGFSKNDFVMRARSKVYHIECFRCVACSRQLIPGDEFALREDGLFCRADHDVVERATMGVGDPLSPLHPARPLQLAEPISARQPALRPHVHKQPEKTTRVRTVLNEKQLHTLRTCYNANPRPDALMKEQLVEMTGLSPRVIRVWFQNKRCKDKKRSILMKQLQQQQPNDKTNIQGMTGTPMVAASPERHDGGLQANPVEVQSYQPPWKVLSDFALQSDIDQPAFQQLVNFSEGGPGSNSTGSEVASMSSQLPDTPNSMVSSPLEA, translated from the exons ATGGGAGACATGGGGGACCCGCCGAAAA AAAAGCGGCTCATGTCCCTGTGTGTGGGCTGTGGGAACCAGATCCACGACCAGTACATCCTGCGCGTCTCCCCGGACCTAGAGTGGCACGCGGCCTGTCTGAAGTGCGCGGAGTGTAACCAGTATCTGGACGAGTCCTGCACGTGTTTTGTCCGAGATGGGAAAACCTACTGTAAACGGGACTACGTCAG gTTATACGGGGTAAAGTGCGCTAAATGCAACATCGGCTTCAGCAAAAATGACTTTGTGATGAGGGCGCGCTCCAAGGTTTACCATATCGAGTGTTTCCGGTGTGTGGCCTGCAGCCGGCAGCTCATCCCGGGGGACGAGTTCGCTCTGCGGGAGGACGGCCTCTTCTGCCGAGCCGACCACGACGTGGTGGAGCGGGCCACGATGGGCGTCGGGGACCCCCTGAGTCCCCTGCACCCCGCCAGGCCGCTGCAGCTGGCAG AGCCAATCTCCGCGCGCCAGCCCGCGCTGCGGCCCCACGTGCACAAGCAGCCGGAGAAGACGACGCGCGTGCGGACGGTGCTGAACGAGAAGCAGCTCCACACGCTGCGGACCTGCTACAACGCCAACCCACGGCCCGACGCGCTCATGAAGGAGCAGCTGGTGGAGATGACGGGGCTCAGCCCGCGGGTCATCCGGGTCTGGTTCCAAAACAAGCGCTGCAAGGACAAGAAGAGGAGCATCCTGAtgaagcagctgcagcagcagcagcccaacGACAAGACG AACATCCAGGGGATGACGGGCACGCCGATGGTGGCGGCCAGCCCGGAGCGACACGACGGTGGTCTGCAAGCCAACCCGGTGGAAGTGCAGAGTTACCAGCCGCCCTGGAAGGTCCTGAGCGACTTCGCGCTGCAGAGTGACATAGACCAGCCTGCGTTCCAGCAACTG GTCAACTTCTCGGAGGGAGGTCCGGGGTCCAACTCAACAGGGAGCGAAGTGGCGTCCATGTCATCCCAGCTTCCAGACACGCCAAACAGCATGGTCTCGAGCCCGCTAGAAGCGTAG